One genomic region from Prochlorococcus marinus CUG1433 encodes:
- a CDS encoding undecaprenyl/decaprenyl-phosphate alpha-N-acetylglucosaminyl 1-phosphate transferase, whose translation MPFIIKIGTKFRLFDQPDIKRKRNYKEKVRIGGIAPFLSILLSIFICFFLNQFNIYPFEFELNYYLISSLIFYFFLGLFEDIYGIRLFKRLLMQILFGIFIWKFGYRVETLNLFFPFSNQFIFELSNFTSLIFSILWFAGLVNAINWIDGLDGLAAGQSIIMLLAISYICFQNNFLNESIIGIIIAGSFLGFLKYNYYPSSVLMGDGGSYLLGSSLAFLSLISTSNFNQIYTQPLSSNINLLIIYPILFIPLTDMIFVIAKRFLSNSSIFYPDRRHFHYYLHDSGINHNATVKIVICMTLFFSSVGLAIFTKNIFLIFFPFLIMAYQLYNSNVKS comes from the coding sequence GTGCCTTTTATTATAAAAATTGGTACTAAATTTAGATTATTTGACCAACCCGATATAAAAAGAAAAAGAAACTATAAAGAAAAAGTAAGAATTGGTGGAATAGCTCCTTTTTTATCAATTTTACTTTCAATATTCATTTGTTTTTTTCTGAATCAATTCAATATATATCCTTTCGAATTTGAATTAAATTATTATTTGATTTCGTCTCTAATTTTTTATTTTTTTCTAGGTCTATTTGAAGATATTTATGGTATTCGATTATTTAAGAGACTTTTAATGCAAATACTTTTTGGTATATTTATATGGAAATTCGGATACAGAGTAGAAACGCTAAATTTATTCTTTCCCTTCAGTAATCAATTTATTTTTGAATTAAGTAATTTTACAAGCTTAATTTTTTCAATTTTATGGTTTGCAGGTTTAGTAAATGCAATAAATTGGATTGATGGCCTAGATGGTCTCGCTGCAGGCCAATCAATCATAATGTTGTTGGCTATTAGTTACATATGCTTTCAAAATAACTTTTTAAATGAAAGCATAATTGGAATAATAATTGCTGGTTCTTTTTTAGGATTTTTAAAATATAACTATTATCCCTCTTCAGTTCTTATGGGTGATGGTGGCTCCTATTTATTAGGATCTTCACTTGCTTTCTTAAGTTTAATTTCAACAAGTAATTTTAATCAAATTTATACACAGCCATTATCTTCCAACATTAACTTACTAATAATTTATCCGATACTGTTTATTCCATTAACAGATATGATTTTTGTAATAGCCAAGAGATTTCTATCTAATTCCTCAATTTTTTATCCTGATAGAAGACATTTTCATTATTATTTACACGATAGTGGTATTAATCATAATGCGACTGTAAAAATAGTCATATGTATGACTTTATTTTTTTCATCAGTCGGTTTAGCTATTTTTACTAAAAATATATTTCTTATTTTCTTCCCTTTTCTAATAATGGCTTATCAACTTTACAATTCAAACGTAAAATCCTAG
- a CDS encoding nucleotide sugar dehydrogenase, translating to MKTKSYETQNLKIAIIGLGYVGLPLAVEFGKYFDTTGYDINKNRINELKIGIDITGEISGDELLKSRIKFSYDEADLKSNNIFIITVPTPVNNFKNPDFSFVEKACKLIAKYIVKGNIVIFESTVYPGATREICIPILEKFSQLKLNIDFGVGYSPERINPGDRSHTIKDIVKLTSGSDEKTLELVDYLYKSIIKAGTFQVTSIEVAEAAKVIENTQRDLNIALMNELSTIFNKLKISTKEILEAANTKWNFLNFEPGLVGGHCIGVDPYYLTYKANQIGMKPNLILAGRNINDKMPQLVVNNFLKLAVKRNLFKFSKKVLLMGITFKENCPDIRNSKSIEVLEMLITYGLDIDIYDPVANCSKISGYKILKELNSDLEHKYAGIFVTVKHEIFKSLRIKFLRKLCVPNSIIFDLKSIYSFKDVDLTL from the coding sequence ATGAAAACTAAGTCTTATGAAACTCAAAATTTAAAGATAGCTATTATCGGATTAGGTTATGTAGGGCTTCCTTTAGCTGTGGAATTTGGCAAATACTTCGATACAACAGGATATGACATTAATAAAAATAGAATAAATGAATTAAAGATTGGAATTGACATAACAGGGGAAATATCTGGGGATGAATTATTAAAAAGTAGAATTAAGTTCAGTTACGATGAAGCAGATTTAAAATCAAATAATATCTTTATAATTACAGTTCCAACTCCTGTTAATAATTTTAAAAATCCTGATTTTTCTTTTGTAGAAAAAGCTTGCAAACTTATTGCTAAGTATATAGTAAAAGGTAATATTGTAATTTTCGAATCTACAGTTTATCCTGGAGCTACGAGAGAAATTTGCATACCTATTTTAGAAAAATTTTCTCAATTGAAATTGAATATTGATTTTGGAGTAGGTTATTCTCCCGAAAGAATAAATCCTGGAGATAGATCTCATACAATCAAAGATATTGTTAAATTAACTAGTGGCAGTGACGAAAAAACCCTTGAACTTGTAGATTACTTATATAAAAGTATTATTAAAGCTGGAACTTTTCAAGTTACTTCCATAGAAGTTGCTGAAGCAGCAAAGGTTATAGAGAATACTCAAAGAGATCTAAATATTGCATTAATGAATGAACTTTCTACGATTTTTAACAAACTTAAAATATCAACCAAAGAAATTCTTGAGGCAGCTAATACAAAATGGAATTTTCTTAACTTTGAACCTGGTTTGGTTGGTGGTCATTGCATTGGTGTAGACCCATATTATTTAACTTACAAAGCCAATCAAATAGGAATGAAACCAAATCTTATTTTAGCAGGAAGAAATATCAACGATAAGATGCCGCAGCTGGTTGTAAATAATTTCTTAAAATTAGCAGTAAAAAGAAATTTGTTCAAATTCTCAAAAAAAGTATTATTGATGGGTATAACTTTTAAAGAAAACTGTCCTGACATAAGAAATTCAAAATCAATAGAAGTTCTAGAAATGTTAATTACATATGGATTAGATATAGATATTTATGATCCGGTAGCAAACTGTTCAAAAATATCTGGTTATAAAATTCTCAAGGAATTGAATAGTGATTTAGAACACAAATATGCAGGAATTTTTGTAACTGTAAAACATGAAATATTTAAATCATTAAGAATTAAATTTCTTAGAAAACTTTGCGTTCCAAATTCAATTATATTTGATCTCAAAAGTATTTATTCATTCAAGGATGTTGATTTAACATTATAA
- a CDS encoding nucleotide sugar dehydrogenase, translating into MEIKNICCIGAGYVGGPTMAVIADKCPNLQIEVVDLNEDRIKNWNNSDLTQLPIYEPGLANIVKRRRGKNLHFSNKIEEKIKSADMVFISVNTPTKKFGVGAGKASDLKWVEACARQVAKFSSGHTIVIEKSTLPVRTAEVIKSILKAPNNTSKEIKGETTFDVLSNPEFLSEGTAIDDLENPDRVLIGGESKEAIEMLCSIYKEWVPEEKILRTNIWSSELAKLTANAFLAQRISSINSISALCEATGADVREVSRAIGSDSRIGSKFLDSGPGFGGSCFKKDILNLVYLCEHFGLQEVADFWESVVTLNKWHQHRISNLVTKKLFGTLANKKILILGFAFKANTNDTRESAAIQICKDLLEEGADLYIHDPKVSFKQIEIDLGIKQKIPGDENKINSHSICEGNWFFVNNHLDAFDNVDAIIILTEWDIYKEIDWNNISKKMRRPGWVFDARSITKKETIRAAGLNVWRLGDGVKE; encoded by the coding sequence ATGGAAATTAAAAATATATGTTGTATTGGTGCAGGATATGTTGGAGGTCCAACTATGGCAGTGATTGCAGATAAATGTCCAAATTTACAGATTGAAGTTGTTGACTTAAACGAAGATAGAATTAAAAACTGGAATAATAGTGATCTTACGCAACTTCCAATTTATGAACCCGGTCTTGCGAATATTGTTAAAAGGCGCAGAGGGAAAAATTTACATTTTTCCAACAAAATTGAAGAAAAAATTAAATCTGCAGATATGGTTTTTATCTCGGTAAATACTCCCACAAAAAAATTTGGAGTAGGTGCCGGGAAAGCAAGTGATCTCAAATGGGTGGAGGCTTGTGCTAGACAAGTCGCAAAGTTTTCAAGCGGGCACACTATTGTGATCGAGAAAAGTACCTTACCAGTCAGAACGGCAGAAGTAATTAAATCTATTCTAAAAGCCCCAAATAATACATCCAAAGAAATTAAAGGAGAAACAACTTTTGATGTCTTGTCTAATCCTGAATTCCTCTCAGAAGGAACAGCAATTGATGATCTTGAGAATCCAGATAGAGTTCTTATTGGAGGAGAAAGTAAAGAAGCTATTGAGATGTTATGCAGTATTTACAAAGAATGGGTACCAGAAGAAAAAATATTACGAACAAATATATGGAGTAGTGAATTAGCTAAGCTTACTGCGAATGCTTTTTTGGCTCAAAGAATTAGTTCAATAAATTCAATAAGCGCCTTATGTGAAGCGACAGGAGCTGATGTAAGAGAAGTTTCAAGAGCTATTGGATCTGATAGTAGGATAGGCTCAAAATTCTTAGATTCTGGTCCTGGATTTGGCGGAAGTTGTTTTAAAAAAGATATCTTAAATTTAGTTTATTTGTGCGAACATTTTGGACTTCAAGAAGTTGCAGATTTCTGGGAAAGTGTTGTTACTTTAAACAAGTGGCATCAACATAGGATTTCCAATCTTGTTACTAAGAAGTTGTTTGGAACTTTGGCAAACAAAAAAATACTTATTTTAGGTTTCGCATTTAAAGCCAATACAAATGATACTAGAGAATCAGCTGCAATTCAGATATGCAAAGATTTATTAGAGGAAGGTGCAGATCTTTATATTCATGACCCAAAAGTATCTTTCAAGCAAATTGAAATTGATTTAGGAATTAAGCAAAAAATACCTGGTGATGAAAATAAAATCAATTCACATTCCATTTGTGAAGGAAATTGGTTTTTCGTAAATAATCATTTGGATGCATTTGATAATGTAGATGCGATAATAATTCTTACAGAATGGGACATTTATAAAGAAATTGATTGGAATAATATTTCAAAAAAAATGAGGAGGCCAGGTTGGGTTTTTGATGCAAGATCAATAACTAAAAAAGAGACAATTAGAGCAGCTGGGTTGAATGTCTGGAGATTGGGTGATGGAGTAAAAGAGTGA
- the pseI gene encoding pseudaminic acid synthase, with product MVKELKIKDKKIGPNHPPYLIAEMSANHNGSLEKALETIRVASECGADAIKIQTYTADTMTIDSDNEEFLIKGGLWNGFKLYDLYKWAETPYDWHEKLFKYAESLGLTIFSTPFDETAVDLLEKLNTPAYKIASFELIDIPLIKYIASKQKPVIFSTGMSSEKEIIEAIETMHAENNYQIILLHCISSYPAPPEKSNLNQIKNIANKFNVISGLSDHTLGTTVSTAAVALGASVIEKHFTLNRAEKSPDSEFSIEPQELTTLRKSTKKAWLSLGNEGFDRDNVESQSKLLRRSIYFIKDKKAGEIVTKNDIKRIRPGNGLSPKFEEKIIGKKLKTNVYRGDPTSWEVFT from the coding sequence ATGGTCAAAGAATTAAAAATAAAAGATAAAAAAATTGGACCAAATCATCCTCCCTATTTAATAGCGGAAATGTCTGCCAATCATAATGGATCATTAGAAAAAGCTTTAGAGACTATAAGGGTAGCTTCTGAATGTGGAGCCGACGCTATTAAAATCCAAACTTACACAGCTGATACAATGACAATAGATTCTGATAATGAAGAATTTTTGATCAAGGGAGGATTATGGAATGGATTCAAATTATACGATTTATATAAATGGGCTGAAACTCCCTATGATTGGCACGAAAAGTTATTTAAATATGCAGAAAGTTTAGGTCTCACAATTTTTTCTACTCCTTTTGACGAGACAGCTGTTGATTTATTAGAAAAATTAAATACTCCAGCTTATAAAATTGCCTCTTTTGAACTAATAGATATTCCACTAATTAAATATATTGCAAGTAAGCAAAAACCAGTTATTTTTTCAACGGGCATGTCTTCTGAGAAGGAGATTATAGAAGCAATAGAAACTATGCATGCTGAAAATAATTACCAAATAATTCTCCTTCATTGTATTAGTAGTTATCCAGCTCCTCCTGAAAAGTCCAACTTAAATCAAATAAAAAATATTGCAAATAAATTCAATGTAATTTCTGGCCTATCTGATCATACCCTTGGGACAACAGTTTCAACTGCTGCTGTTGCTTTGGGCGCATCTGTTATTGAGAAGCACTTTACGTTAAACCGCGCTGAAAAAAGTCCTGATAGTGAATTTTCTATAGAGCCACAAGAACTAACTACACTTCGAAAAAGTACAAAAAAGGCTTGGCTATCTTTGGGAAATGAGGGTTTTGATAGAGATAATGTTGAATCTCAAAGTAAACTTCTTAGAAGATCTATTTATTTCATTAAAGATAAAAAAGCAGGAGAAATAGTGACAAAAAATGATATTAAAAGGATAAGACCAGGCAATGGACTTTCTCCCAAATTTGAAGAAAAAATTATTGGGAAAAAACTTAAAACTAATGTATATAGAGGAGACCCTACAAGCTGGGAAGTATTTACATAA
- the galE gene encoding UDP-glucose 4-epimerase GalE, giving the protein MKTILVTGGLGFVGSHTCVTLLEKGYKILIVDSLINSKKKVIERIKKIILSTKNDFNKQLLFYQCDLRDESKLENIFKNNTSESKQVDAVIHFAGLKAVSESIKDPLRYFDFNVISTINLLKIMEKFNCKKIVFSSSATIYGNNGEYCNLKEDTNAEPINPYGETKIIIEKILQNLYLSSNSWSVSILRYFNPIGAHPSGLIGENPLDPPNNIFPIINDVALGQRKKLIIYGNDWDTYDGTGVRDYIHVMDLADGHVSALEYLFKNNGEIIHLNLGTGNGTSVLELISIFQSVNNIEIPYFFSKKRKGDVARLVADITLAKEKLNWLPIRDLKMMCRDGWQWKKQNINGYE; this is encoded by the coding sequence ATGAAAACAATATTAGTTACCGGAGGTTTAGGCTTTGTTGGAAGTCATACCTGCGTAACATTATTAGAAAAAGGTTATAAAATTTTAATTGTAGATTCATTAATAAATAGTAAAAAAAAAGTAATAGAAAGAATAAAAAAAATTATCTTATCTACTAAAAACGATTTTAATAAACAACTATTATTTTATCAATGTGATTTAAGAGATGAATCGAAACTAGAAAATATATTTAAAAATAATACATCAGAGTCAAAACAAGTTGATGCCGTTATCCATTTTGCCGGTTTAAAAGCAGTTTCAGAATCAATAAAGGATCCTTTGAGGTATTTTGATTTTAATGTTATAAGTACAATTAATCTTCTAAAAATTATGGAAAAATTTAATTGTAAGAAGATAGTCTTTAGTAGCAGCGCAACAATTTATGGAAATAATGGAGAGTATTGTAATCTAAAAGAAGATACAAATGCAGAACCCATTAATCCTTATGGAGAAACAAAAATAATAATTGAGAAAATTCTACAAAATTTATATTTAAGTTCGAATAGCTGGTCGGTATCAATATTGAGATATTTCAATCCTATAGGAGCGCATCCATCTGGCTTAATTGGAGAAAACCCCTTAGATCCGCCAAACAATATATTCCCAATTATTAATGATGTAGCATTAGGACAAAGAAAAAAATTAATTATTTATGGAAACGACTGGGATACATATGATGGAACGGGAGTTAGAGATTATATTCATGTTATGGATTTAGCAGATGGACATGTATCTGCTCTTGAGTACTTATTCAAAAATAATGGAGAAATAATCCATTTAAATTTAGGTACAGGAAATGGAACAAGTGTTTTAGAACTTATTTCAATCTTTCAATCTGTAAATAATATAGAAATTCCTTATTTTTTCTCAAAAAAAAGAAAGGGTGATGTAGCTCGTTTAGTCGCTGACATAACTTTAGCTAAAGAAAAACTTAATTGGCTGCCTATTAGAGATTTAAAAATGATGTGTAGAGATGGATGGCAGTGGAAAAAACAGAACATTAATGGTTACGAATAG
- a CDS encoding DUF4910 domain-containing protein: MVNKLNYSDKSLFDHLKELFPICRSITGDGISLSLSYFEKYHKEYQRLEFKTGEKIFDWVVPLEWNIKDAYIENLITKERFAEFKKNNLHIVGYSVPINKTLDLDEFSERIHIHKDNKYLIPYVTSYYKKYWGFCMSKKEKDSLKKGLYKVFINSTLKKGKLNLSHAIIKGNSTKEILFSSYLCHPSMANNELSGPVVLNALLDYIKTNYKKRKYTYRFIMQPETIGSIAYLSKFKDELIKKVICGFNLSCVGDERAYSYVSSPFENTLADKAIYSAISKFRSFKKYSFLERGSDERQYCSPRIKLPLITFSRSKFGEYPEYHSDADNLNLVTNKGLNESLDVLKTIIDAFEEGLYPKLLTYGEPQLGRRNLYPNLSKSEKINSVKLRMDFMAYCDGKTNIFDICKIINCDLYSLLKEYKLLKKENIVE; the protein is encoded by the coding sequence ATGGTAAATAAACTGAATTACAGTGACAAAAGTTTATTTGATCATTTAAAGGAGTTATTTCCTATCTGTAGATCAATAACAGGAGATGGAATAAGTTTAAGTTTAAGTTATTTTGAGAAATACCATAAGGAGTACCAAAGACTAGAATTTAAAACTGGTGAAAAAATTTTTGACTGGGTAGTGCCATTAGAATGGAATATCAAAGATGCCTATATTGAAAATTTAATAACAAAAGAAAGATTTGCAGAATTCAAGAAAAATAATCTGCATATTGTTGGGTATTCAGTGCCAATAAATAAAACGCTTGACTTAGATGAATTTTCAGAAAGAATTCATATCCATAAAGATAATAAATATTTAATTCCTTATGTAACTAGTTACTACAAGAAATACTGGGGTTTTTGTATGTCTAAGAAAGAAAAAGATTCTTTGAAAAAAGGTTTGTATAAAGTTTTTATTAATTCAACCCTTAAAAAGGGGAAATTAAATTTAAGTCATGCAATTATTAAAGGTAATTCCACAAAGGAAATATTATTTAGCTCTTACTTATGTCATCCCTCTATGGCAAATAATGAGCTAAGCGGGCCTGTGGTTCTTAATGCGCTTCTTGATTATATAAAAACAAATTACAAAAAAAGAAAATATACATACAGATTTATAATGCAACCAGAGACGATTGGGTCAATAGCTTATCTATCAAAATTTAAAGACGAGCTTATAAAAAAAGTTATTTGTGGTTTTAATTTAAGCTGTGTAGGCGATGAAAGAGCATACTCTTATGTAAGTAGTCCATTTGAAAATACATTAGCTGATAAGGCAATATATTCTGCAATTAGTAAATTTAGGAGCTTTAAGAAATATTCATTTCTTGAAAGAGGCTCAGACGAAAGGCAATACTGCTCCCCAAGGATAAAACTACCATTAATAACTTTTTCGAGAAGTAAATTCGGAGAATATCCTGAATATCATTCAGATGCAGATAATTTAAATCTTGTAACTAATAAAGGATTAAATGAATCATTAGATGTATTAAAAACAATAATAGATGCTTTTGAAGAAGGACTGTATCCAAAATTGTTAACTTATGGAGAACCGCAATTAGGTAGAAGAAATTTATATCCTAATTTGAGTAAAAGTGAGAAAATTAATTCAGTAAAACTCAGAATGGATTTCATGGCTTATTGTGATGGCAAAACAAATATATTTGATATATGCAAAATTATTAATTGTGATTTATATTCACTACTCAAAGAATATAAATTACTAAAGAAAGAAAATATTGTTGAATAA
- a CDS encoding SDR family oxidoreductase produces MDTIILTGPTSHLGIEILKKLIINYNVIGISRSASKLTSIFKKSSPKGTYLPLDIDLGREEISKIISQIKEKLIELNSEPRGLVNNAFTSYPSSSLAIDKKSVKDSAEGLFGLQVRLAIEFANLVKNNNQGSIVNISSIYGKVSPRPSMYETVKEINPILYGSLKAALIQSTKFLSMTLAPQGIRVNSVSYGVFPSKKVQNSKPDFVKRLANNTHLKRIGNASEAAGIIEFLLSESSSYITGADIPVDGGWTSW; encoded by the coding sequence ATGGATACAATAATTTTAACAGGTCCAACAAGTCATCTTGGGATTGAGATTCTAAAAAAATTAATAATAAATTATAACGTCATAGGTATAAGTAGATCTGCTTCTAAACTTACATCTATTTTTAAGAAATCATCTCCAAAAGGTACTTATTTACCTTTAGATATAGATTTAGGACGGGAGGAAATTTCAAAAATTATTTCCCAAATAAAAGAGAAACTAATTGAACTAAATAGTGAGCCTAGAGGTTTAGTGAATAATGCATTCACTTCTTACCCATCCTCCTCTCTTGCTATTGATAAAAAATCAGTAAAAGATTCCGCCGAAGGTTTATTTGGCTTACAAGTAAGACTTGCAATCGAATTTGCCAATTTAGTAAAGAATAATAATCAAGGAAGTATTGTAAATATCAGTAGCATTTATGGAAAAGTATCACCTCGACCAAGCATGTATGAAACTGTTAAAGAAATAAATCCAATTCTCTATGGCAGTCTTAAAGCAGCTTTAATACAATCAACCAAATTTCTATCAATGACTTTAGCTCCACAGGGTATTAGGGTTAATTCAGTAAGTTATGGAGTATTTCCATCAAAAAAAGTTCAAAATTCGAAGCCAGACTTTGTCAAAAGATTAGCTAATAATACCCATTTAAAAAGAATTGGGAATGCTTCTGAAGCTGCAGGAATAATTGAATTTCTTCTTTCAGAATCTTCCTCCTACATTACAGGTGCTGATATACCTGTTGATGGAGGATGGACTTCATGGTAA
- a CDS encoding GDP-mannose 4,6-dehydratase encodes MGKIIFVTGSAGFIGFHLSKLLIDEGNIVIGIDSITNYYDVELKLSRLRILRQNKNFVEEKLDIKNHHLLEDIFKNYKPQYVIHLAAQAGVRYSIENPRSYLDSNIVGTFNILELIKKYNVSHTLIASTSSVYGSNTEMPFEEKQKTETQMSFYAATKKSCEIMSHSFSHIHNLPITNFRFFTVYGPWGRPDMALFKFVKAIKENKPIDVYNNGLMKRDFTYISDLVKSISLLIKCIPERGVKKTKSDSLSPIAPWRVVNIGNSSSQNLSDFISEIEKNLNCKATKNLMPMQQGDVKETFADCNLLYELTGFKPNTSIKEGIKEFCDWYSNYYKNI; translated from the coding sequence ATGGGAAAAATTATATTTGTTACTGGATCTGCTGGATTTATAGGCTTCCATCTAAGTAAACTTTTAATCGATGAGGGGAATATAGTAATAGGAATAGACTCCATAACTAATTATTATGATGTAGAACTTAAATTATCAAGACTAAGAATTTTAAGACAAAACAAAAACTTTGTTGAAGAAAAATTAGATATTAAAAATCATCATTTATTAGAAGATATATTTAAAAATTATAAACCGCAATATGTAATTCATTTAGCAGCACAAGCTGGAGTTAGATATTCCATTGAGAATCCAAGGTCATATCTAGATTCTAATATCGTTGGAACTTTTAATATTTTAGAGTTGATCAAAAAATACAATGTATCTCATACTTTAATTGCATCCACATCTTCTGTTTATGGATCAAATACAGAAATGCCCTTTGAGGAAAAACAAAAAACAGAAACACAAATGTCTTTTTATGCTGCCACAAAGAAATCCTGCGAAATAATGTCACACTCTTTTTCTCATATTCATAACTTACCAATAACTAATTTTAGATTTTTTACAGTTTATGGTCCATGGGGCAGGCCCGATATGGCCCTATTCAAATTTGTAAAAGCAATAAAAGAAAATAAGCCTATTGATGTCTATAACAATGGCTTAATGAAGAGGGATTTTACTTATATTTCTGACTTAGTTAAATCGATTTCATTATTAATAAAATGTATTCCAGAAAGGGGGGTCAAAAAAACAAAATCAGATTCTTTGTCACCAATAGCTCCTTGGCGTGTTGTCAATATAGGAAATTCTAGTAGTCAAAACTTAAGTGACTTTATTTCAGAAATTGAGAAAAATTTAAACTGCAAAGCTACTAAAAATTTAATGCCTATGCAACAAGGAGATGTAAAAGAAACCTTTGCAGACTGCAACCTTCTTTATGAATTAACAGGTTTTAAACCTAATACATCTATAAAAGAAGGCATTAAGGAATTTTGTGATTGGTATTCAAATTACTACAAAAATATTTAA
- a CDS encoding glycosyltransferase family 4 protein gives MKNKILLISNSFWYFYNFRYDLIQTLLKNNYEIYLVAPYDKYINKFKNKGINCINWYVKSHSTNPLKELFTLVQLVKIIKSIDAKIVANFTIKASLYGTIACRFLKFKNIHNFFTGRGHIHINKDIFNKFLVKITNFFYYISLKETNIKCIFQNEQDMEYYIRKKIINSKNIYLIQGSGIDTDYFKNKREKEKSNKKYKTRLLFASRLTKEKGVEELIDAFDILSKKKINFELLLAGIIDKNNKSCISDEYIRKISKAKNLNYLGHVDNIKSLLDSIDILVLPSWREGFSRILLEAGSMETGLISYDVPGCNKIIQHLKTGLLVKPHDIKSLSLSIEKMINNDELRLKLGKNARTYIIKNYNCKKINNLIIEMFSKCK, from the coding sequence ATGAAAAATAAAATATTATTAATCTCAAATTCTTTTTGGTATTTTTATAATTTCAGATATGATTTAATTCAAACTCTGCTAAAAAATAATTACGAGATTTATTTAGTAGCTCCATATGATAAATATATAAATAAATTCAAAAATAAAGGAATTAATTGTATCAATTGGTATGTAAAATCTCATTCAACAAATCCATTAAAAGAGCTATTTACATTAGTCCAATTAGTTAAGATAATTAAAAGCATTGATGCAAAGATAGTTGCAAACTTTACAATAAAAGCTTCTCTTTATGGAACTATTGCTTGTAGATTTTTAAAATTTAAAAATATACATAATTTTTTTACTGGTAGAGGGCATATTCATATTAATAAAGATATTTTCAACAAGTTTTTAGTAAAAATTACTAACTTTTTTTATTATATTTCTTTAAAAGAGACAAATATTAAATGTATCTTTCAAAATGAACAAGATATGGAATATTACATTAGAAAAAAAATTATAAATTCCAAGAATATATATCTAATTCAAGGTTCTGGAATTGATACAGATTATTTTAAAAATAAAAGAGAAAAAGAAAAAAGTAATAAAAAATATAAAACAAGACTCTTATTTGCATCTAGGCTTACTAAAGAAAAAGGTGTAGAAGAACTTATTGATGCTTTTGATATTTTGTCGAAAAAGAAAATAAATTTTGAATTATTATTAGCTGGCATAATAGATAAAAATAATAAAAGTTGCATAAGTGATGAGTACATTCGAAAGATTAGCAAAGCAAAAAATTTAAATTATTTAGGGCATGTTGATAATATAAAGTCATTATTGGATTCTATCGATATCCTTGTTCTCCCCTCTTGGCGAGAAGGTTTTTCAAGGATATTGCTAGAAGCTGGATCTATGGAAACTGGATTAATAAGCTACGATGTTCCTGGTTGTAATAAAATTATCCAACATCTTAAAACAGGATTATTAGTAAAGCCCCATGATATAAAATCATTATCTCTTTCTATAGAAAAAATGATAAATAATGATGAACTAAGATTAAAATTAGGTAAGAATGCAAGAACATATATTATTAAAAATTATAATTGTAAAAAAATTAATAATTTAATCATTGAAATGTTTTCAAAATGTAAGTAA